The following proteins are encoded in a genomic region of Bradyrhizobium sp. SK17:
- a CDS encoding DEAD/DEAH box helicase translates to MFIGIDRYASPHINELNCARRDAVALEALFTDTLGGHSTLLVDTDATRDRIEQEFAALASCDPDDTVVIAFSGHGSETHELVAHDTDIASLDTTTIPLALVQDWFSRVPAKRLIFFLDCCFSGGIGAKVLQVDVKSRDLRSVEARLEEIAGDGRIIFTASSANEPAYEHGRFGHGFLSYYLLEALRGVEEIIVAGKLPLYRLLDYVTNRVKAAALQIGRPQNPTLRGRIDGEVVWPVFIEGARYFSAFPERKKAEVSEDISSLQGAGFPPELIKAWGSAIPKLNPLQLAAINEYGVLSGEHIFASAPTSSGKTMIGELAALQNVFNRKRALFLLPLKALVADKRRHFQSVYGSFGIRTIEATGETDDISPLLRGKYDIALLTYEKFAAIALTYPHVLRNVGVVVVDEAQMIADVGRGANLEFVLTLIRMQRRQGVEPQIIALSAVIGDTNGLERWLGARLLRRTERPVPLDEGLLLADGRFRFLDGVTGEERMEGPLIQRLYGKGSSQDWIIPLVRKLIADNQQVIVFRETKGDARGCAKYLAEALGLQSATEAVTQLPTGDPSQASHDLRTTLERGVAFHNSDLEPEERRIIEETFRQPDSKLRVIAATTTLAMGVNTPASSVVIAGLEHPGEEPYSIAEYKNLVGRAGRLGYAEKGTSFLLALDGRKEYDFWARYVQGTPEDLVSRFLDEDTDPRSLIVRVLVAAQRAAGKGVATAEIVDFLEASFGAFQASNGRENWQWNRDDLLAALNDLLIHKLIEVDANGLYQLTALGRLAGETATEVETIVRFVNSFSSLSPDEITDPALITAVQTAAELDQVLFPMNKKSTQKEPQLWPAELRQQGISGWLIGALSQFVSDRFQSTLRAKKAVACLLFVSGRSMTDIERIVTQFGGAFGGAAGPVRAVAARTCDLLPTAARVAEILHPTLDLGERIRRLTVRLTLGIPGSAVALAKVVGSDLLRGDYHRLATAELCSIETISAADDQALLACVDHDQRKVALIRRAVLTMSARQEERPIIAGPLLDAYVA, encoded by the coding sequence TTGTTCATTGGTATCGATCGATATGCGTCGCCTCATATTAATGAGCTGAATTGCGCGCGCCGCGATGCTGTTGCACTGGAAGCGCTGTTCACGGACACTTTGGGCGGACACTCCACCCTTCTGGTCGATACCGACGCAACGCGCGACCGGATCGAACAAGAGTTTGCTGCGCTGGCAAGCTGCGATCCGGACGATACCGTGGTTATTGCGTTTTCCGGGCATGGCTCCGAAACGCACGAACTTGTGGCGCATGATACTGATATCGCATCCTTGGACACAACCACCATTCCTCTGGCCCTCGTGCAGGATTGGTTTTCGCGCGTCCCGGCAAAAAGGCTCATCTTCTTCCTCGATTGCTGCTTCTCGGGAGGTATCGGCGCAAAAGTTTTGCAGGTCGATGTAAAGTCGCGCGACCTTCGTTCAGTGGAAGCACGCTTGGAAGAAATCGCCGGCGACGGCCGCATCATCTTTACTGCATCCAGCGCGAACGAGCCGGCCTATGAGCACGGGCGCTTCGGCCACGGCTTTCTCAGCTACTATCTCCTGGAAGCTCTTCGGGGCGTCGAAGAGATCATCGTTGCCGGAAAACTCCCGCTGTACCGGCTTTTGGATTACGTCACGAACCGCGTGAAGGCTGCGGCCTTGCAAATCGGCAGGCCGCAGAACCCAACGCTCAGGGGCCGCATCGATGGTGAGGTCGTTTGGCCCGTGTTCATTGAAGGTGCACGTTATTTCTCCGCCTTCCCGGAGCGCAAGAAGGCCGAAGTCTCAGAAGACATTTCAAGTCTTCAGGGAGCGGGATTCCCGCCCGAGCTGATCAAGGCCTGGGGCAGCGCGATACCGAAGTTGAACCCGCTGCAACTGGCAGCGATCAATGAGTATGGCGTCCTGAGTGGCGAGCACATTTTTGCGTCGGCCCCAACTTCGTCAGGCAAGACGATGATTGGCGAACTCGCCGCCTTGCAAAATGTGTTCAATCGCAAACGTGCGCTCTTCCTTCTTCCTCTAAAGGCTCTGGTTGCGGATAAGCGCCGACACTTCCAGTCTGTTTATGGCTCCTTTGGCATTCGCACGATCGAGGCAACCGGCGAGACGGACGACATCTCGCCGCTGCTAAGGGGCAAATACGACATTGCCCTTCTAACCTACGAGAAATTTGCGGCTATCGCGCTGACATACCCGCACGTTCTCCGAAATGTTGGCGTCGTGGTTGTTGACGAAGCTCAGATGATTGCCGACGTCGGCCGGGGCGCGAACCTTGAATTCGTGTTGACGCTTATACGAATGCAACGACGTCAAGGCGTCGAACCACAAATCATCGCGCTCTCGGCCGTGATCGGAGATACGAACGGACTGGAGCGGTGGCTTGGCGCGCGACTGTTGCGCCGAACGGAACGACCTGTACCGCTTGATGAGGGCCTGCTGCTGGCTGACGGCCGGTTTCGATTTCTCGACGGGGTGACCGGCGAAGAGCGGATGGAAGGTCCGCTAATCCAACGTCTGTATGGCAAGGGGTCCAGCCAGGACTGGATCATCCCGCTCGTGCGAAAACTGATAGCCGACAATCAGCAAGTGATCGTCTTTCGCGAGACTAAAGGAGACGCGCGGGGCTGTGCGAAATACTTGGCTGAGGCTTTAGGACTTCAAAGCGCTACCGAGGCCGTCACACAACTTCCGACGGGTGACCCATCGCAAGCGAGCCATGACCTTCGAACAACGCTGGAACGAGGCGTTGCCTTTCATAACTCCGATCTCGAACCGGAAGAGCGGCGCATCATTGAAGAGACGTTTCGGCAGCCGGATTCCAAACTGCGCGTGATAGCCGCAACGACCACCTTGGCGATGGGCGTCAATACACCGGCTTCCTCCGTTGTCATTGCAGGTCTGGAGCACCCCGGCGAAGAACCCTATTCCATTGCCGAATACAAGAATCTGGTCGGACGCGCTGGGCGGCTGGGATATGCCGAGAAGGGCACTTCTTTCCTTCTCGCCTTAGATGGGCGCAAGGAATACGACTTCTGGGCGCGCTACGTTCAAGGCACCCCGGAAGACTTGGTCTCGCGGTTTTTGGACGAGGACACAGATCCTCGCTCGCTGATTGTTCGGGTTTTGGTGGCCGCGCAGAGAGCCGCCGGAAAAGGCGTCGCGACGGCGGAGATTGTGGATTTTCTGGAAGCAAGTTTCGGCGCCTTTCAGGCCAGCAACGGCCGTGAGAACTGGCAATGGAATCGAGACGACCTCTTAGCGGCGCTCAACGACTTGCTTATCCATAAATTGATCGAAGTCGACGCGAACGGCCTCTATCAGCTTACGGCCCTCGGACGGCTGGCAGGCGAGACAGCGACTGAGGTCGAAACGATTGTACGCTTCGTGAATAGCTTTTCGTCGCTCAGCCCCGACGAGATTACCGATCCGGCGCTCATCACCGCCGTGCAGACTGCGGCAGAGCTGGATCAAGTCCTGTTCCCGATGAACAAGAAGAGCACGCAGAAGGAACCGCAGCTTTGGCCCGCCGAGTTACGTCAGCAGGGCATTTCGGGTTGGTTGATCGGCGCCCTCAGCCAATTTGTCAGCGACAGATTCCAGTCAACTTTACGAGCTAAGAAGGCCGTCGCGTGTTTGCTCTTCGTGTCCGGACGCTCCATGACCGACATCGAGCGCATCGTCACGCAATTCGGCGGTGCCTTCGGAGGCGCTGCTGGACCCGTCCGCGCCGTTGCCGCGAGGACGTGTGATCTCTTGCCGACCGCGGCGCGGGTAGCAGAAATTCTACACCCAACACTCGACCTGGGCGAGCGCATCCGCAGACTGACCGTCCGGCTTACGCTCGGCATCCCAGGCTCGGCAGTTGCCCTCGCAAAGGTCGTCGGCTCAGACCTCCTGCGCGGCGATTACCATCGCCTAGCAACGGCGGAGCTCTGCTCAATCGAAACAATCAGCGCCGCAGACGACCAAGCGCTCTTGGCTTGCGTCGATCACGACCAACGCAAAGTTGCTTTGATCCGACGAGCGGTGCTGACCATGTCAGCACGACAAGAGGAACGACCAATCATAGCTGGGCCTTTGCTCGACGCTTATGTTGCTTAA
- a CDS encoding molybdopterin cofactor-binding domain-containing protein translates to MNIRTNPNRLRGFEKHVKVENLSRRSILKGLGIAGSFVLAAPVMTRQAFAYETGAGKMPHGVVVDPRVFVAIAPDGVVTILAHRSEMGTGVRTSLPLIVAEEMEADWSRVHVQQAHGDEVKFGNQDTDGSRSTRHYLIPMRQIGASARAMLEAAAAKKWGVPIGEVKAQNHEVVHSASGRKIGFGDLAADAAKEPVPDIKSLKLKDPKDFRYLGKGQVSIVDLHDITTGKAHYGADTRLPGMKYAVIARPPVTGGKVKSFDDAAAMKVPGVEKVMEVKGWPWPSKFQPLGGVAVIARNTGAAIKGRDALKIVWDDGANAKYDSVTYRASLEEAARKPGLVVRKEGDVDAALKSADKVVTGEYYLPHLAHVSMEPPVAVANVTGDKAEIWAPVQSPGGTREDVAKTLGIPEDNVTVNVTLLGGGFGRKSKCDFALEAALLSKALGAPVKVQWTREDDVHHDFLHTVSVERIEAGLDKSGKVIAWRHRSVAPTIASTFAAGANHEAPFELGMGLIDNPFEIANLQCENPEAAAFTRIGWFRSVSNIPRAFAVQSMVGEIAHATGRDQKEMLLELIGSPRIVNLSSVKDPWNYGEPYDSYPIDTARLRKVVELVAEKGEWGRSLPKGHGLGIAAHRSFVSYIATIVEVAIDDKGKLTVPRVDTAIDCGTYVNPERIASQIEGAAIMGLSLAKYGEISFKDGKVQQSNFDDFPVIRIDESPAITNVHIVPPGADTPPSGVGEPGVPPFAPALINAIFAATGKRIRALPIGKQLET, encoded by the coding sequence ATGAACATCCGCACCAATCCGAACCGGCTTCGTGGCTTCGAGAAGCATGTGAAGGTCGAGAACCTGTCGCGCCGCAGCATCCTCAAGGGGCTCGGCATCGCAGGCTCTTTCGTACTCGCCGCGCCGGTGATGACACGGCAGGCGTTCGCCTATGAGACCGGCGCCGGCAAGATGCCGCACGGCGTCGTGGTCGATCCGCGCGTGTTCGTCGCGATCGCGCCCGACGGCGTCGTCACCATCCTGGCGCACCGTTCCGAGATGGGCACCGGCGTCCGCACCAGCCTACCCTTGATCGTCGCCGAGGAGATGGAGGCCGACTGGTCGCGCGTCCATGTCCAGCAGGCGCATGGCGACGAGGTCAAGTTCGGCAACCAGGACACCGACGGCTCGCGCTCTACGCGGCACTACCTGATCCCGATGCGCCAGATCGGCGCCTCGGCGCGCGCGATGCTGGAAGCCGCCGCCGCCAAGAAATGGGGCGTGCCGATCGGCGAGGTGAAGGCGCAGAACCACGAAGTCGTGCACAGCGCGAGCGGCCGCAAGATCGGCTTCGGCGATCTCGCCGCCGATGCCGCCAAGGAACCGGTGCCGGATATCAAGAGCCTCAAGCTGAAGGATCCGAAGGACTTCCGCTATCTCGGCAAGGGCCAGGTCTCGATCGTCGATCTGCACGACATCACCACCGGCAAGGCGCATTACGGCGCCGATACCCGTTTGCCCGGCATGAAATACGCGGTCATCGCCCGCCCGCCGGTCACCGGCGGCAAGGTCAAGTCGTTCGACGACGCTGCGGCGATGAAGGTGCCGGGCGTCGAGAAGGTGATGGAGGTCAAGGGCTGGCCGTGGCCGTCCAAGTTCCAGCCGCTCGGCGGCGTGGCCGTGATCGCACGCAATACGGGTGCCGCGATCAAGGGCCGCGACGCGCTGAAGATCGTCTGGGACGACGGCGCCAACGCCAAATACGACTCGGTGACCTATCGTGCCTCGCTCGAGGAGGCCGCGCGAAAGCCCGGCCTCGTGGTGCGCAAGGAGGGCGATGTCGACGCGGCGCTGAAGAGCGCCGACAAGGTCGTCACCGGCGAATATTATCTGCCGCATCTCGCCCATGTCAGCATGGAGCCGCCGGTCGCGGTCGCCAATGTGACCGGCGACAAGGCCGAGATATGGGCGCCGGTGCAGAGCCCCGGTGGCACCCGCGAGGATGTCGCCAAGACGCTCGGCATCCCCGAGGACAATGTCACCGTCAACGTGACGCTGCTCGGCGGCGGCTTCGGCCGCAAGTCGAAATGCGATTTTGCGCTGGAGGCGGCGTTGCTGTCCAAGGCACTCGGCGCGCCGGTCAAGGTGCAATGGACCCGTGAGGACGACGTCCATCACGACTTCCTGCACACCGTCTCGGTGGAACGGATCGAGGCCGGTCTCGACAAGAGCGGCAAGGTGATCGCATGGCGGCACCGCAGCGTGGCGCCGACCATCGCCTCGACCTTCGCCGCCGGCGCCAACCACGAAGCGCCGTTCGAGCTCGGCATGGGCCTGATCGACAACCCGTTCGAGATCGCCAATCTGCAATGCGAGAATCCGGAGGCCGCGGCGTTCACGCGGATCGGCTGGTTCCGCTCGGTGTCCAACATCCCGCGCGCCTTCGCGGTGCAATCGATGGTGGGCGAGATCGCGCATGCGACCGGGCGCGACCAGAAGGAGATGCTGCTGGAGCTGATCGGATCGCCGCGGATCGTCAATCTGTCCTCGGTGAAGGATCCCTGGAACTACGGCGAGCCCTATGACAGCTACCCGATCGACACCGCGCGGCTGCGCAAGGTGGTCGAGCTGGTCGCCGAAAAGGGCGAGTGGGGCCGGTCGTTACCGAAAGGCCATGGTCTCGGCATCGCCGCGCACCGGTCGTTCGTCAGCTACATCGCGACCATCGTCGAGGTGGCGATCGACGACAAGGGCAAGCTGACGGTGCCGCGGGTCGACACCGCGATCGATTGCGGCACCTACGTCAATCCGGAGCGGATCGCCTCGCAGATCGAGGGTGCTGCGATCATGGGGCTCAGCCTCGCCAAATACGGCGAGATCAGCTTCAAGGACGGCAAGGTGCAGCAGAGCAATTTCGACGACTTCCCGGTGATCCGGATCGACGAATCGCCTGCGATCACCAACGTCCACATCGTGCCGCCCGGTGCCGACACGCCGCCGAGCGGCGTCGGCGAGCCCGGCGTGCCGCCGTTCGCGCCTGCGCTGATCAACGCGATCTTCGCCGCCACCGGAAAACGCATCCGTGCGCTTCCGATCGGCAAGCAGCTCGAGACCTGA
- a CDS encoding type IV toxin-antitoxin system AbiEi family antitoxin domain-containing protein: MLVDAAWLRAQGYSTQLQHLYVKSGWLEQPARTVFRRPRGVLSWQQVVISLQTILNYSPLVVGGRTALELQGYAHYLAQSTTTVHLYGPKPPPPWVQKLPLKVKFIYHNDRRLFKNDPVTKGLGSLKWNVDTGEARDVSSLHGGDITALSWGQWDWPLTLSTPERALFELLDELPNHETFEQVDALFGGLGNLRPVRLQKLLKDCSSVKVKRLFFYFADRHKHPWLKRLDKEAVDLGSGKRMLVKGGVLDPTYHITVPEDLNGVR; encoded by the coding sequence ATGCTGGTCGATGCCGCATGGCTAAGGGCTCAAGGATACTCAACCCAACTCCAGCATCTCTACGTGAAATCCGGCTGGCTCGAACAGCCCGCGCGCACTGTGTTTCGTCGGCCCCGTGGAGTTTTAAGCTGGCAGCAGGTCGTCATATCGCTTCAGACCATCCTCAACTATTCGCCGCTTGTCGTCGGAGGACGCACCGCACTCGAATTACAGGGGTACGCCCACTACCTCGCGCAATCGACCACGACCGTTCATCTCTACGGTCCTAAACCGCCGCCGCCATGGGTTCAGAAACTGCCGCTCAAGGTCAAGTTTATCTATCACAACGATCGACGGCTCTTCAAAAACGACCCCGTCACCAAAGGGCTCGGCAGCCTCAAATGGAATGTTGATACCGGCGAGGCGCGTGATGTATCGAGCTTGCATGGCGGCGACATAACCGCGTTGAGCTGGGGCCAGTGGGATTGGCCCTTGACGCTGTCAACGCCCGAGCGTGCACTATTCGAGCTGCTCGATGAGTTACCCAATCACGAGACCTTTGAGCAGGTCGATGCGCTGTTCGGCGGCCTTGGCAATTTGCGCCCTGTTCGTTTGCAAAAGCTCTTGAAGGATTGTTCAAGCGTTAAGGTGAAGCGCCTGTTCTTCTACTTTGCCGATCGACACAAACACCCCTGGCTCAAGCGGCTCGACAAGGAAGCTGTCGATCTCGGCAGCGGCAAGCGTATGCTTGTTAAAGGCGGTGTCCTCGACCCCACCTACCACATAACGGTTCCCGAGGATCTCAATGGCGTTCGCTGA
- a CDS encoding nucleotidyl transferase AbiEii/AbiGii toxin family protein → MAFADIYKRQVALLIRVLPQVTAEECFALKGGTAINLFVRDLPRLSVDIDLTYLPVAARAESLAAIDAAMKRIAGKIKALIPDAQITEAKTENAVVKLTIRSQGVQIKIEVTPVLRGCVFEPKLVAVKPAVEEEFGFAEARTVSFEDLYAGKIVAALDRQHPRDLFDIRDLIANEGISDALRKAFIVYLLSHDRPMSEVLAPTLKNIEPAFRHGFSGMTRDPVELADLLAARAALIKTIVGDMPAVHRKFLISFERGEPDWDLLGVPNAAELPAVRWRQQNLDKLSAKKRAVLVARLQEVLADAGTESSETATLA, encoded by the coding sequence ATGGCGTTCGCTGATATCTACAAACGGCAAGTCGCCCTGCTGATCCGCGTTCTTCCCCAAGTTACCGCGGAGGAGTGTTTTGCCCTCAAGGGCGGTACGGCGATCAATCTGTTTGTTCGTGATCTTCCGCGCCTCTCCGTCGATATTGATCTCACCTATTTACCGGTCGCCGCGCGTGCGGAATCGCTCGCCGCTATCGATGCCGCAATGAAGCGTATCGCCGGCAAGATCAAAGCCCTCATTCCCGACGCGCAAATCACCGAGGCCAAGACCGAAAACGCAGTTGTCAAACTGACTATTCGCTCCCAAGGCGTTCAGATCAAGATTGAGGTGACGCCTGTTCTGCGCGGTTGCGTCTTTGAACCCAAGCTTGTGGCCGTAAAGCCCGCGGTCGAAGAGGAGTTTGGCTTTGCGGAGGCGCGGACCGTATCCTTTGAAGATCTCTATGCCGGCAAGATCGTCGCTGCTCTGGATCGTCAGCATCCCCGTGATCTCTTTGATATACGCGACTTGATTGCAAACGAAGGTATCAGCGACGCGTTGCGTAAGGCCTTTATCGTTTATCTGCTCAGCCACGACCGACCCATGTCGGAGGTTCTGGCGCCGACCCTCAAAAATATTGAACCGGCGTTCAGGCATGGCTTCTCAGGAATGACACGCGATCCCGTGGAACTTGCGGACCTGCTCGCCGCCAGAGCTGCATTGATAAAAACCATCGTGGGTGACATGCCGGCCGTTCATCGCAAATTTCTTATCTCGTTTGAGCGCGGTGAGCCCGACTGGGATTTGTTGGGCGTACCTAATGCCGCCGAGCTTCCCGCCGTGCGCTGGCGTCAGCAGAATCTCGATAAGCTCTCAGCGAAAAAACGTGCTGTCCTGGTCGCGAGGCTCCAAGAGGTGCTGGCCGACGCTGGGACCGAATCGTCAGAAACGGCAACCTTGGCTTGA
- a CDS encoding (2Fe-2S)-binding protein: MIKLKINGQEQNWDGDPDLSLLWFLRDEAGLTGTKFGCGQALCGACTVIVDKQAVRACITSVSDVVGREVTTIEGLHPTGDHPVQKAWRQVNVPQCGYCQAGQIMQAAALLNENPKPNHDQIREAMSGNICRCGCYQRIENAVHLASTGV, encoded by the coding sequence ATGATCAAGCTAAAAATCAACGGCCAGGAACAGAATTGGGATGGCGACCCGGATCTTTCGCTGCTCTGGTTTCTGCGTGACGAAGCCGGCCTCACCGGCACCAAGTTCGGCTGCGGCCAGGCGCTGTGCGGCGCCTGCACCGTGATCGTCGACAAGCAGGCGGTGCGCGCCTGCATCACCTCGGTCTCCGACGTCGTCGGCCGCGAGGTCACCACCATCGAGGGGCTGCATCCGACCGGCGACCATCCGGTGCAGAAGGCCTGGCGCCAGGTCAATGTTCCGCAATGCGGCTACTGCCAGGCCGGCCAGATCATGCAGGCGGCGGCGCTGCTGAACGAGAACCCGAAGCCCAACCACGACCAGATCCGCGAAGCCATGTCGGGCAACATCTGCCGCTGCGGCTGCTACCAGCGGATCGAGAACGCCGTCCACCTCGCATCGACGGGGGTGTGA